Proteins encoded within one genomic window of Streptomyces sp. NBC_01314:
- a CDS encoding IclR family transcriptional regulator encodes MTTTDPRESGERQGIQSVEMAMKVLLALESGGGALSLSAIAQASGMQPSKVHRYLVSLGRIGLTSQDPASGLYDFGAAMRRMGAESLRRTNEVAVVSGHAIQLRDRTGHSVNLAVWGDRGPIVVSWAYGTRPLPLTVRVGATLPLLTSSVGQVFLAHLPESLTGEVLGGELHGREGEWTSERIAATRARIRDDGHVVTHSGVIPGIISVAAPVFAAGDPLPLAVSVVLPESLGTPDHLAEVTRELCDTVAAASRELGYLS; translated from the coding sequence GTGACCACGACTGACCCCAGGGAGAGCGGGGAGCGGCAGGGCATCCAGTCCGTCGAGATGGCGATGAAGGTTCTGCTGGCGCTGGAGAGCGGCGGCGGTGCGCTGAGCCTGTCGGCGATCGCGCAGGCCAGCGGCATGCAGCCCAGCAAAGTGCACCGCTACCTCGTCAGCCTCGGCCGTATCGGTCTGACCTCGCAGGATCCCGCCTCGGGTCTCTACGACTTCGGGGCCGCCATGCGCCGTATGGGGGCCGAGTCGCTGCGCCGCACCAACGAGGTGGCGGTGGTGAGCGGCCACGCGATACAGCTCCGTGACCGCACGGGCCACTCGGTGAACCTCGCGGTCTGGGGCGACCGCGGCCCGATCGTGGTGAGCTGGGCGTACGGCACCCGCCCGCTGCCCCTGACGGTGCGCGTCGGCGCCACGCTTCCCCTGCTCACGTCCTCCGTGGGTCAGGTCTTCCTGGCCCACCTGCCCGAGAGCCTCACCGGCGAGGTGCTGGGCGGAGAGCTCCACGGCAGGGAGGGGGAGTGGACGAGCGAGCGCATCGCCGCCACCCGGGCGCGGATCCGCGACGACGGACACGTCGTGACGCACAGCGGCGTCATCCCGGGCATCATCTCGGTCGCCGCGCCCGTCTTCGCGGCAGGCGACCCGCTGCCGCTCGCCGTCTCCGTCGTGCTGCCCGAGAGCCTCGGCACACCGGACCACCTCGCCGAGGTGACCCGCGAACTGTGCGACACCGTGGCCGCGGCCTCGCGCGAGCTGGGTTACCTGTCATAG
- a CDS encoding TetR/AcrR family transcriptional regulator, whose protein sequence is MTKASAAPGGRSTGLGEPVSARPRNPRGQGSRLREDIIRAATAMIERTGSDQSVTLRSVAREIGISAPSIYAHFEDRDAIVEAVVLEAIAQLHESVASAVAAHDDPVEGLLAGCAAYVDFGTREPARYHVLFDWARPKPESAGHDLSRTRGLNAFQTLVDNLDACVRAGRSTSADPFGDAVALWTALHGQVSLRASLPDFPWPPANTVEQMVFRLGHITSG, encoded by the coding sequence ATGACGAAGGCTTCCGCAGCCCCTGGCGGCCGCTCCACCGGCCTGGGCGAACCAGTGTCCGCACGGCCCCGCAACCCCAGAGGCCAGGGCTCCCGCCTGCGGGAGGACATCATCCGCGCGGCGACCGCGATGATCGAACGCACCGGCTCGGACCAGAGTGTGACCCTGCGCTCCGTGGCGCGCGAGATCGGCATCTCCGCACCGTCGATCTACGCCCACTTCGAAGACCGGGACGCCATCGTCGAGGCGGTGGTCCTGGAAGCGATCGCGCAGCTGCACGAGTCGGTTGCCTCGGCCGTCGCCGCCCACGACGATCCCGTCGAAGGGCTGCTCGCCGGGTGCGCCGCCTACGTCGATTTCGGCACCCGCGAACCGGCGCGCTACCACGTGCTCTTCGACTGGGCCCGCCCCAAGCCCGAATCCGCCGGACATGACCTCTCCCGGACACGCGGGCTGAACGCGTTCCAGACCCTCGTCGACAACCTTGACGCATGTGTACGAGCCGGACGCTCAACCAGCGCGGACCCGTTCGGCGACGCGGTAGCTCTGTGGACGGCTCTGCACGGACAGGTCTCGCTCCGCGCGAGCCTGCCCGACTTCCCCTGGCCCCCGGCCAACACCGTCGAGCAAATGGTCTTCCGCCTCGGACACATCACTTCCGGTTGA
- a CDS encoding bifunctional 3-(3-hydroxy-phenyl)propionate/3-hydroxycinnamic acid hydroxylase, with protein MYDVAVIGYGPVGMATAALLGQAGHDVVVLERYPTLYNLPRAAIFDDETMRTFDRLGISGDLLPTLHVQRNYEWRNGAGELLIEHDFAAVGGQGWAEWYMMYQPYLEDTLDSLVRGLENVEIRMDSPVTGLRNTHHGVDIQVEGSDTAVSARYVVACDGGNSFTRTWLGVGQDDYGFSEPWMVCDFRLTGPTDIPKARQVCDPKQPVSIISLGPRHHRFSFMLDSADSFPVEREPDRVWARVADHVGRSQAELVRVATYTFRSLVAERWRSGRVLLAGDAAHQMPPFLGQGMCSGIRDAQNIAFKLDAVLRGADDALLDTYQSEREPHVRAIIAKGIELGRVQTMRDPVAAAERDARLIALREADGRPEKMRFPGLGPGLRDDSPQAGHLMPQGRVESHGAEGLFDEVLGRGFVLLVDGRTGASLDASTTETAARLGVAVHHLTDRRLTTEGVTDVGGVYGRWFDETGRAAVLWRPDFYILGTTGVLSDIPALLTTLATAVEPVQAPATAGEGIRP; from the coding sequence GTGTACGACGTCGCCGTCATCGGGTACGGGCCCGTCGGCATGGCCACCGCGGCGCTGCTCGGTCAGGCAGGCCACGACGTGGTCGTGCTGGAGCGCTACCCGACCCTCTACAACCTTCCGCGCGCCGCCATCTTCGACGACGAGACGATGCGGACCTTCGACCGCCTCGGTATCTCAGGCGATCTGCTGCCCACCCTGCATGTCCAGCGGAACTACGAGTGGCGCAACGGCGCGGGCGAGCTCCTCATCGAGCACGACTTCGCCGCCGTCGGCGGCCAGGGCTGGGCCGAGTGGTACATGATGTACCAGCCCTATCTGGAGGACACCCTCGACAGCCTGGTCCGCGGTCTCGAGAACGTCGAGATCCGGATGGACTCCCCGGTCACCGGCCTGCGGAACACGCACCACGGCGTGGACATCCAGGTCGAGGGAAGCGACACGGCCGTCTCGGCCCGGTACGTCGTCGCCTGCGACGGCGGCAACAGCTTCACCCGCACCTGGCTGGGCGTCGGGCAGGACGACTACGGGTTCTCCGAGCCGTGGATGGTCTGCGACTTCCGCCTGACCGGCCCCACGGACATTCCCAAGGCCCGTCAGGTGTGCGACCCGAAGCAGCCCGTGTCGATCATCTCGCTGGGCCCCCGGCACCACCGGTTCAGCTTCATGCTCGACTCGGCGGACTCCTTCCCCGTCGAGCGGGAGCCCGACCGGGTGTGGGCACGGGTCGCCGACCATGTCGGCCGCTCGCAGGCCGAACTCGTCCGCGTCGCCACGTACACGTTCCGCTCGCTCGTCGCGGAGCGCTGGCGCAGCGGTCGGGTCCTGCTCGCCGGGGACGCGGCCCATCAGATGCCGCCGTTCCTCGGGCAGGGCATGTGCTCGGGCATCCGCGACGCCCAGAACATCGCCTTCAAGCTCGACGCCGTACTGCGCGGCGCCGACGACGCGCTCCTCGACACCTACCAGAGCGAACGCGAGCCGCATGTGCGGGCCATCATCGCCAAGGGCATCGAGCTGGGCCGGGTACAGACCATGCGCGATCCGGTGGCCGCCGCCGAGCGGGACGCCCGCCTGATCGCCCTGCGCGAGGCGGACGGGCGCCCCGAGAAGATGCGCTTCCCCGGCCTCGGCCCCGGTCTGCGCGACGATTCTCCGCAGGCCGGGCATCTGATGCCGCAGGGCCGGGTGGAGTCGCACGGCGCCGAAGGACTCTTCGACGAGGTCCTCGGCCGCGGATTCGTGCTCCTCGTCGACGGCCGGACCGGCGCCTCGCTCGACGCCTCGACCACCGAAACGGCCGCCCGGCTCGGCGTGGCCGTCCACCACCTCACCGACCGCCGCCTCACCACGGAGGGGGTCACCGATGTCGGCGGCGTCTACGGGCGCTGGTTCGACGAGACCGGCCGCGCAGCCGTGCTGTGGCGGCCCGACTTCTACATCCTCGGCACCACGGGAGTCCTCTCGGACATCCCGGCACTTCTCACCACACTTGCCACAGCAGTCGAGCCGGTGCAGGCTCCTGCCACAGCTGGAGAAGGGATCCGGCCATGA
- a CDS encoding MFS transporter: MHKNTPTDPETKHPRPWSALAALCAALVVTTLDNTMLNTALPALAGALHASTADLQWINNAYTLVFASLLIPAGSLGARFGQRRALTGGLVVLAAASAAAATADAAGQLIAWRAVMGMGAAFVMPATLSIIIALFDGRDRARAIAVWSASAGIGIVLGPVTGGLLLEHFAWGSVFYVNIPLIVAVLAAALAVIPALPGHPTGRFDIPGLLLSAAGLAALVDVIVQGPERGWLTPRSLTEAGAATVLLAVFTAWELRTDQPMIDLRMFTRGAFTVTTALLAVTFFALFGLLFVYTQYLQLVHAYSPLKAGSGALPFALAMALTAGTSDRVVARLGTRYTIAGGLAIMALGLACMSLATVGTGFVPLALIMAVVGAGMGLIMAPASTASVAALPREKSPMVSAMNSVVRELGGVLGIAVIGTVVSAGYRSHLLDALPDAPATAADDLTSAHVAADGLEPGRASELIHASHQSFTTAMNTATLVCAFIAALGAAAALVWLDRPQPPAPSKVTTNKERVLD, translated from the coding sequence GTGCATAAGAACACCCCGACAGACCCGGAAACGAAACACCCCAGGCCCTGGTCCGCGCTGGCCGCGCTCTGCGCCGCGCTCGTGGTCACCACCCTCGACAACACGATGCTCAACACCGCCCTGCCTGCGCTCGCCGGGGCGCTGCACGCATCCACCGCCGACCTCCAGTGGATAAACAACGCCTACACACTCGTCTTCGCCTCGCTGTTGATCCCCGCGGGAAGCCTCGGAGCCCGCTTCGGCCAGCGCCGGGCACTGACCGGCGGCCTGGTGGTACTGGCTGCCGCGTCGGCCGCCGCCGCGACGGCCGACGCGGCCGGGCAGCTCATCGCCTGGCGGGCGGTGATGGGCATGGGCGCCGCCTTCGTCATGCCGGCCACGCTGTCGATCATCATCGCGCTCTTCGACGGCCGTGACCGCGCCCGGGCCATCGCCGTCTGGTCCGCCTCCGCGGGCATCGGCATCGTCCTGGGCCCCGTCACCGGCGGCCTACTTCTGGAGCACTTCGCCTGGGGCAGCGTCTTCTACGTCAACATCCCACTGATCGTCGCCGTGCTCGCCGCCGCCCTGGCGGTCATCCCCGCACTTCCCGGCCACCCGACCGGCCGCTTCGACATCCCGGGCCTGCTACTCTCCGCGGCCGGACTCGCCGCCCTCGTCGACGTCATCGTGCAAGGTCCCGAACGCGGCTGGCTCACCCCGCGGTCACTGACCGAGGCCGGCGCCGCGACCGTGCTCCTGGCCGTGTTCACCGCGTGGGAGCTGCGCACGGACCAGCCGATGATCGACCTGCGGATGTTCACCCGCGGCGCGTTCACCGTCACCACCGCGCTGCTCGCCGTCACCTTCTTCGCCCTGTTCGGTCTGCTCTTCGTCTACACGCAGTACCTGCAGCTCGTACACGCATACAGTCCGCTCAAGGCCGGATCCGGCGCCTTGCCGTTCGCACTGGCGATGGCTCTGACCGCCGGCACCAGCGACCGAGTCGTCGCCCGCCTCGGTACCCGTTACACGATCGCCGGGGGGTTGGCCATCATGGCCCTCGGCCTCGCCTGCATGTCGTTGGCCACCGTGGGAACCGGGTTCGTCCCGCTTGCTCTGATCATGGCCGTGGTCGGTGCGGGTATGGGTCTGATCATGGCTCCGGCCAGTACCGCGAGCGTGGCCGCGCTGCCCCGGGAGAAGTCGCCGATGGTCTCCGCGATGAACAGTGTGGTCCGCGAACTGGGCGGCGTACTCGGCATCGCGGTCATCGGAACCGTCGTCTCCGCCGGCTACCGCTCCCACCTGCTCGATGCGCTCCCCGACGCACCCGCAACGGCGGCCGACGACCTGACCTCCGCCCACGTCGCAGCCGACGGCCTGGAGCCGGGGCGGGCCTCAGAACTCATCCACGCCTCCCATCAGTCCTTCACCACGGCCATGAACACAGCAACGCTGGTCTGCGCCTTCATCGCGGCCCTCGGCGCCGCCGCGGCCCTGGTTTGGCTGGACCGGCCGCAGCCTCCCGCCCCGAGCAAGGTGACGACGAACAAGGAACGGGTTCTCGACTGA
- a CDS encoding amidohydrolase family protein, translating into MKLIGLEEHFVTPDLVGHGASTASIAQPHAWAEASRRLLDLTEERLDTMDASGLDMQVLSLNSPGLQAEKDPASAVRQAITVNDFLTGVIAEHPDRFSGFAALPLQDPKAAADELERAVTQLGLRGALVNAHTHGRYLDDPALRVVWERAEHLDVPLYLHPANGVDTAHVLSGHPELVGPMWSWGIDTATHALRLIFGGVFDDFPNAKLLLGHMGEGLPYVMWRMDSRWEFHAHHGIELKRGRPSEYIRHNLYITTSGVCSPAPLLTALLSMGADHILFGTDYPFEDIETATKFLKDAPISDADRLKIGHQNAEKLLGLATTPALAGV; encoded by the coding sequence ATGAAGCTGATCGGCCTCGAAGAACACTTCGTGACCCCTGACCTGGTGGGCCACGGCGCCTCCACCGCCTCCATCGCCCAGCCCCATGCGTGGGCCGAGGCCTCCCGGCGGCTCCTCGACCTCACCGAGGAACGCCTCGACACCATGGACGCCTCCGGCCTCGACATGCAGGTGCTCTCACTCAACTCCCCCGGCCTCCAGGCGGAAAAGGACCCGGCCTCCGCCGTACGTCAGGCGATCACCGTCAACGACTTCCTCACCGGCGTCATCGCCGAGCACCCCGACCGCTTCTCCGGCTTCGCCGCCCTGCCACTCCAGGACCCCAAGGCCGCGGCCGACGAGCTGGAGCGCGCGGTCACCCAGCTCGGCCTGCGCGGCGCCCTCGTCAACGCGCACACCCACGGCAGGTACCTGGACGACCCCGCCCTGCGCGTCGTCTGGGAACGCGCCGAGCACCTCGACGTACCGCTCTATCTGCACCCGGCCAACGGCGTCGACACCGCGCACGTGCTCTCCGGGCACCCCGAACTCGTCGGACCGATGTGGAGCTGGGGGATCGACACCGCCACCCACGCCCTGCGACTGATCTTCGGCGGCGTCTTCGACGACTTCCCGAACGCCAAACTGCTCCTCGGCCACATGGGAGAGGGACTGCCCTACGTGATGTGGCGGATGGACTCCCGCTGGGAGTTCCACGCGCACCACGGCATCGAACTCAAGCGCGGGCGCCCCTCGGAGTACATCCGGCACAACCTCTACATCACCACCAGCGGCGTCTGCTCCCCCGCCCCGCTGCTCACCGCCCTGCTGTCGATGGGCGCCGACCACATCCTCTTCGGCACCGACTACCCCTTCGAGGACATCGAGACGGCCACGAAGTTCCTGAAGGACGCCCCGATCAGCGACGCCGACCGGCTCAAGATCGGCCACCAGAACGCCGAGAAGCTGCTCGGCCTCGCCACCACGCCCGCGCTCGCGGGTGTCTGA
- a CDS encoding dioxygenase, with translation MTGTGTETRGTTEQELTDNVVASFDTAKDERFREVMQALVRHAHAFVRETRLTEAEWSAAIGFLTAAGHITTDTRQEFVLLSDVLGISMLTVAVNEPGLGASTESTVLGPFFVQDSPEIELGGDIAGGAKGEPSWVAGAVTDTDGNPVPGARIEVWEADDDGMYDVQYDDGALAGRAHLFADPEGRYRFWALTPTPYPIPDDGPVGRLLQHAGRSPMRAPHLHFKVTAPGFQPLITHMFVAGDPTLDSDSVFGVKESLVRPFDRHRPGTPTPDSRRLEGPWTSASFDIVLRKE, from the coding sequence ATGACGGGGACTGGGACTGAGACAAGGGGGACGACTGAACAGGAGCTGACCGACAACGTCGTCGCGAGCTTCGACACCGCCAAGGACGAACGGTTCCGCGAGGTCATGCAGGCGCTCGTGCGGCACGCCCACGCGTTCGTGCGCGAGACCCGGCTCACCGAGGCCGAATGGTCCGCGGCGATCGGGTTCCTCACCGCGGCCGGTCACATCACGACCGACACCCGCCAGGAATTCGTCCTCCTCTCCGATGTCCTCGGCATCTCCATGCTCACCGTCGCGGTCAACGAACCGGGCCTCGGCGCGTCGACGGAGTCCACGGTCCTCGGCCCCTTCTTCGTCCAGGACTCGCCCGAGATCGAACTCGGCGGAGACATCGCGGGCGGCGCGAAAGGCGAGCCGTCGTGGGTCGCCGGCGCGGTCACGGACACCGACGGCAACCCGGTCCCCGGGGCCCGCATCGAGGTGTGGGAGGCCGACGACGACGGCATGTACGACGTCCAGTACGACGACGGTGCCCTCGCCGGGCGCGCGCACCTGTTCGCCGACCCCGAGGGCCGCTACCGGTTCTGGGCGCTCACCCCCACGCCTTACCCGATCCCCGACGACGGCCCCGTCGGCCGACTCCTCCAGCACGCCGGCCGTTCCCCGATGCGGGCACCGCACCTCCACTTCAAGGTGACGGCACCCGGCTTCCAGCCGCTCATCACGCACATGTTCGTCGCTGGCGACCCCACTCTGGACAGCGACTCCGTATTCGGCGTGAAGGAGTCACTGGTACGCCCCTTCGACCGCCACCGACCGGGAACGCCGACACCGGACAGCCGCCGGCTGGAAGGGCCGTGGACGTCGGCAAGCTTCGACATCGTCCTCAGAAAGGAGTAG
- a CDS encoding MFS transporter produces MTTQSAVRPQARRVSATTFMLIAAWVVASLEGYDLAVYGVSVPAILGDPSLGIDKAEAGTIGSLVGIGMLIGAALAGALLHRTGPRRLLLVGTTVFSLGMAVCTFAGGVPSFGAGRLVVGLGLGVVLPTINAYVADLSEPGRRSRNVALIMSGYAAGALMSPLLGTALLPDVSYRWLYVIGVVPVFLAIPLVLRLPESPFHLNRTGRTAEARAVEEQLGLAPSEAAPTSDPGRMLGLGSLLTGGLAVSTLLFWAMSFCGLLLVFGISTWLPSIMQAAGFSLGSALLQTAAMWLGVGVGAIVGGRVADALGAKRVVVVAFLVGTVSLIAMSTRPPTPVMFVLMFISGFGFIGSQILGNAFIVTRYPDAVRGNGLAWALSIGRFGAIAGPSLGAFVLTSGADVKWAFYAFAVPALVGAFAAGAVPRAREVKA; encoded by the coding sequence ATGACCACACAGTCCGCCGTCCGTCCGCAGGCCCGCAGAGTGTCCGCGACCACGTTCATGCTGATCGCCGCCTGGGTCGTCGCATCCCTTGAGGGATACGACCTCGCCGTGTACGGCGTCAGCGTCCCGGCGATCCTCGGCGACCCCTCGCTCGGCATCGACAAGGCCGAGGCCGGCACCATCGGCTCCCTCGTCGGCATCGGAATGCTGATCGGCGCGGCCCTCGCCGGAGCCCTGCTCCACCGCACCGGCCCGCGTCGGCTCCTGCTCGTCGGCACCACCGTGTTCTCGCTCGGGATGGCGGTCTGCACGTTCGCCGGTGGAGTCCCCTCGTTCGGCGCCGGACGCCTTGTCGTCGGCCTCGGCCTCGGCGTCGTACTGCCGACCATCAACGCCTACGTCGCCGACCTCAGCGAGCCGGGCCGCCGCAGCCGCAACGTCGCCCTGATCATGAGCGGTTACGCGGCCGGCGCCCTGATGTCCCCGCTGCTCGGCACCGCCCTGCTGCCCGACGTCTCGTACCGCTGGCTGTACGTGATCGGTGTGGTCCCCGTGTTCCTGGCCATACCGCTCGTGCTGCGGCTCCCGGAGAGCCCGTTCCACCTCAACCGCACGGGCCGCACGGCCGAGGCGAGAGCGGTGGAGGAGCAGCTCGGTCTCGCCCCCTCGGAGGCCGCGCCGACGTCGGACCCGGGCCGCATGCTCGGCCTCGGATCGCTACTCACGGGCGGCCTCGCGGTCTCGACCCTGCTCTTCTGGGCGATGTCCTTCTGCGGACTCCTGCTCGTCTTCGGCATCAGCACCTGGCTGCCCAGCATCATGCAGGCCGCCGGCTTCTCCCTCGGCTCGGCGCTGCTCCAGACGGCGGCGATGTGGCTGGGCGTCGGTGTCGGGGCCATCGTCGGCGGCCGGGTCGCGGACGCGCTCGGCGCCAAGCGTGTCGTGGTCGTCGCCTTCCTGGTCGGCACGGTCAGCCTGATCGCGATGAGCACCCGCCCGCCGACGCCCGTCATGTTCGTACTCATGTTCATCAGCGGGTTCGGGTTCATCGGTTCGCAGATCCTCGGCAACGCGTTCATCGTGACCAGGTACCCGGACGCCGTGCGCGGCAACGGCCTCGCCTGGGCCCTGTCCATCGGCCGCTTCGGTGCGATCGCCGGCCCGTCCCTGGGCGCGTTCGTCCTCACCTCGGGCGCCGACGTCAAGTGGGCTTTCTACGCCTTCGCCGTCCCCGCCCTCGTCGGAGCGTTCGCGGCGGGTGCCGTGCCCCGGGCGCGAGAGGTGAAGGCATGA
- a CDS encoding maleylacetate reductase, translating to MTVVPSPVVYESWGQRVVFGSGTVRADVAAAVAGLGASRVLVIAADGERALAEDICKDLPVVAVFGGVRPHVPAEVAQAVRAAAREHAADLLLSVGGGSTTGTAKAAALTTGLPILAVPTTYAGSEATPVWGLTEDGHKRTGVDPKVLPRVVVYDATLMLSLPTRLSVTSGLNALAHCVDAWWAPRHNPISSALAVEGARSLASALPRIVADGQDVAARRDILFGTYLGAVAFAGAGSGLHHRVCHVLGGAYDLEHAALHSVVLPHVVGLNLAMAPDAARHLAAALDVRTDPFAALLDLYARLDPPHSLRELGLAEEELDRAADLVMPQVPDSNPRRVTHDEMRDLLGRAYRGDTPVTVPLNALRTKEPPR from the coding sequence ATGACCGTCGTCCCATCGCCGGTCGTCTACGAGTCCTGGGGCCAGCGGGTCGTCTTCGGCTCGGGCACGGTTCGGGCGGACGTGGCGGCCGCGGTCGCGGGGCTCGGCGCGAGCCGGGTCCTGGTGATCGCGGCCGACGGGGAGCGGGCCCTGGCCGAGGACATCTGCAAGGACCTCCCGGTCGTAGCGGTCTTCGGCGGCGTCCGGCCGCACGTACCGGCCGAAGTGGCACAGGCCGTGCGGGCCGCGGCCCGCGAACACGCGGCCGACCTGCTGCTGAGCGTCGGCGGAGGGTCGACGACGGGCACGGCCAAAGCGGCGGCTCTCACCACCGGACTGCCGATCCTCGCCGTCCCCACCACCTACGCCGGCTCCGAGGCCACCCCCGTCTGGGGCCTCACCGAGGACGGCCACAAGCGCACGGGCGTCGACCCGAAGGTGCTCCCCCGCGTCGTCGTCTACGACGCCACGCTCATGCTGTCGCTGCCCACCCGGCTGTCGGTGACGTCCGGCCTCAACGCTCTCGCCCACTGCGTCGACGCGTGGTGGGCGCCCCGGCACAACCCGATCAGCTCCGCGCTGGCCGTCGAGGGCGCCCGCTCGCTGGCGTCCGCACTGCCGCGCATCGTCGCCGACGGCCAGGACGTCGCCGCCCGCCGTGACATCCTCTTCGGCACCTACCTCGGGGCGGTCGCCTTCGCCGGCGCCGGCTCCGGGCTGCACCACAGGGTGTGTCACGTCCTGGGCGGCGCGTACGACCTCGAACACGCCGCGCTGCACTCGGTGGTCCTGCCACATGTGGTCGGCCTCAACCTCGCCATGGCACCCGACGCGGCCAGGCACCTCGCAGCCGCGCTCGACGTACGCACCGACCCGTTCGCCGCGTTGCTCGACCTCTACGCGCGGCTCGACCCCCCGCATTCGCTGCGCGAGTTGGGGCTCGCCGAGGAGGAACTCGACCGGGCCGCCGACCTGGTCATGCCACAGGTGCCGGACTCCAACCCGCGCCGGGTCACCCACGACGAGATGCGCGACCTGCTGGGACGCGCGTACCGAGGCGACACCCCGGTGACGGTCCCGCTCAACGCCCTCCGTACGAAAGAGCCACCCCGATGA
- a CDS encoding transposase family protein, translated as MNEVLPQLDELLFSSVEGVLVESVEVTDTVVRVEARTTARWADCPECGYWSGRIHGSYLRFPRDLPTAGKLVVVSLRVRRLVCAEDSCTRKTFAEQVPGLTRRFGRRTERLRSTLVPVGLAPAGRAGALMTDAFKGRCHVGWAGGMIAGLIKEHRRPFSGLWPLYRE; from the coding sequence GTGAACGAAGTGCTGCCGCAGCTGGATGAGCTGCTGTTCTCGTCGGTCGAGGGCGTATTGGTGGAGTCGGTCGAGGTGACCGACACGGTCGTCCGGGTCGAGGCTCGTACGACCGCACGATGGGCGGACTGTCCGGAGTGCGGATACTGGTCGGGGCGAATACATGGCTCCTACCTGCGTTTTCCGCGTGATCTTCCGACAGCGGGCAAGCTGGTCGTGGTGTCGTTACGAGTGCGGCGGCTCGTCTGCGCGGAGGACTCCTGCACGCGCAAGACTTTCGCTGAGCAAGTCCCTGGGCTCACGCGCCGGTTCGGACGACGGACCGAGCGGTTGCGATCGACGCTGGTGCCGGTCGGTCTCGCGCCGGCAGGCCGGGCAGGCGCCCTCATGACGGATGCTTTCAAGGGGCGCTGTCACGTTGGCTGGGCGGGTGGGATGATCGCCGGGTTGATCAAAGAGCATCGTCGGCCGTTTTCAGGGCTCTGGCCGCTCTATCGTGAATGA
- a CDS encoding TetR/AcrR family transcriptional regulator, with the protein MARDTLTRDQIVRTAVELLDAEGLEGLNMRALGNRLNSAATAMYWHVKNKDNLVLLATDQVWSELTLPDLDAVDWRTAATAMATDLYAMFTRHPWLVQVFAAHVVYGEGKARHDDHSLAVYEFAGFTGAQADQAAAAVFTYVLGNAAGVAATASLTRKLNEAHSTAEEQFQHAMTKAQEIAMRYPRLRARLDTQAAADYAAAPDKTFEFGLQALLDGLEQELAVQTDPNPHRSSRSAAAHGPCPR; encoded by the coding sequence ATGGCACGCGACACCCTCACCCGGGACCAGATCGTCCGCACCGCCGTCGAGCTCCTGGACGCCGAGGGCCTCGAGGGGCTCAACATGCGCGCCTTGGGCAACCGGCTCAACTCCGCCGCCACGGCCATGTACTGGCACGTCAAGAACAAGGACAACCTCGTCCTGCTCGCCACCGACCAGGTGTGGAGCGAGCTCACGCTGCCCGACCTTGATGCGGTCGACTGGCGCACCGCGGCCACCGCCATGGCCACCGACCTGTACGCGATGTTCACCCGGCACCCATGGCTGGTGCAGGTCTTCGCCGCACACGTCGTCTACGGCGAGGGCAAGGCCCGCCACGACGACCACAGCCTCGCCGTCTACGAATTTGCCGGCTTCACCGGCGCCCAGGCCGACCAGGCCGCGGCCGCCGTCTTCACCTACGTCCTCGGCAACGCGGCCGGCGTCGCCGCGACCGCCTCACTCACACGCAAACTCAACGAGGCCCACAGCACCGCCGAAGAGCAGTTCCAACACGCCATGACCAAGGCGCAGGAGATCGCCATGCGCTATCCGCGCCTGCGCGCCCGGCTGGACACCCAGGCGGCTGCCGACTACGCCGCCGCTCCCGACAAGACCTTCGAGTTCGGCCTCCAAGCCCTCCTCGACGGCCTGGAGCAGGAACTCGCCGTACAGACCGACCCGAATCCCCATCGGTCAAGTCGGTCAGCAGCAGCCCACGGGCCCTGTCCTCGGTGA
- a CDS encoding anthrone oxygenase family protein has translation MTKYARFVSLVFAGLFAGFLTSVLVLELSLRGFDSTVYTQVRLVELDSLDKLAVATLLPALIATAVLVHQTYRTNTRWSTVAALALLVLVLGLTLIVNLPINSDQLHWNAQSPPSNWTNVRDRWQIAHAVRTVAAVLAFAVLTFAAPLPRTRRSSSPNTSVREGSAARMR, from the coding sequence ATGACGAAGTACGCCCGTTTCGTCAGCCTCGTGTTCGCGGGGCTGTTCGCCGGATTCCTCACGTCGGTCCTTGTCCTGGAACTCTCGCTGCGCGGCTTCGACAGCACCGTCTACACCCAGGTCCGGCTGGTCGAACTCGACTCACTCGACAAACTCGCCGTCGCCACACTCCTGCCGGCGCTGATCGCCACAGCGGTACTGGTTCACCAGACCTACCGAACAAACACCCGATGGTCGACCGTGGCCGCACTCGCCCTCCTGGTCCTCGTTCTCGGTCTCACGCTCATCGTCAACCTGCCCATCAACTCCGACCAGCTCCACTGGAACGCCCAGTCCCCGCCCTCCAACTGGACCAACGTACGAGACCGCTGGCAGATCGCCCACGCCGTTCGGACGGTGGCCGCGGTCCTCGCCTTCGCGGTCCTCACCTTTGCGGCGCCGTTGCCTCGTACACGTCGTTCAAGCTCGCCGAACACCTCGGTGCGGGAGGGATCGGCTGCGCGCATGAGGTGA